In the genome of Pseudomonas putida, one region contains:
- a CDS encoding c-type cytochrome, whose product MHNRRLATAARWLALPCLVTAGLLAWYVTREPGSPLAGEAPPDAALVSRGEYVARLSDCVACHSLPTGKPFAGGLEMATPLGSIHATNITPDRQTGIGSYSLADFDRAVRQGVAPGGRRLYPAMPYPSYAKLSDDDVKALYAFFMHGVQPVNQANIQSDIPWPLNLRWPIALWNGLFSPTTPYAAKPAQDALWNRGAYIVQGPGHCGSCHTPRGLAFNEKALDERGAPFLAGALLDGWYAPSLRGDHNTGLGRWSEADIVRFLKTGRNPHAVVFGSMTEAFNNSTQFMSDEDLTAIARYLKSLPGDRQRDGAPWQYQALPAAHLDSPGAQTYLTRCASCHGLDGKGQAEWMPPLAGATSALAKEDASAINITLNGSQRVVAQGQPDAYRMPAFREQLSDQQIADVLTFMRSAWGNHGGAVQAQAVGKLRGHTDPASSSPIILHMR is encoded by the coding sequence ATGCACAATCGCCGACTCGCAACCGCCGCCCGCTGGCTGGCCCTGCCGTGTCTGGTCACGGCAGGCCTGTTGGCCTGGTACGTCACCCGTGAGCCCGGCTCGCCCCTGGCCGGCGAGGCGCCGCCCGACGCAGCGCTGGTCAGTCGTGGCGAGTACGTCGCGCGCCTGAGCGACTGCGTCGCGTGCCACAGCCTGCCGACGGGCAAGCCGTTCGCCGGCGGCCTGGAAATGGCCACGCCGCTGGGCTCGATCCACGCCACCAACATCACCCCGGACCGACAGACCGGCATCGGTTCCTACAGCCTGGCCGACTTCGACCGCGCCGTGCGCCAGGGCGTCGCCCCGGGAGGCCGACGGTTGTACCCGGCCATGCCCTACCCTTCCTACGCCAAGCTCAGCGACGACGACGTCAAGGCGCTGTATGCCTTCTTCATGCACGGCGTACAGCCGGTCAACCAGGCCAACATCCAGAGCGATATTCCCTGGCCGCTGAACCTGCGCTGGCCCATCGCCCTGTGGAACGGCCTGTTCTCGCCCACCACCCCCTATGCGGCCAAACCCGCGCAGGATGCACTGTGGAACCGTGGCGCCTATATCGTCCAAGGCCCAGGCCATTGCGGCAGTTGCCATACCCCTCGGGGCCTGGCCTTCAACGAGAAGGCTCTGGATGAGCGCGGCGCGCCGTTCCTGGCCGGTGCCCTGCTCGATGGCTGGTATGCCCCGAGCCTGCGCGGTGACCACAACACCGGCCTTGGGCGCTGGAGCGAGGCGGACATCGTGCGGTTCCTCAAGACCGGGCGAAACCCGCATGCCGTGGTGTTCGGCTCGATGACCGAAGCCTTCAACAACTCCACCCAATTCATGAGCGATGAGGACCTGACGGCGATCGCGCGCTATCTGAAGTCTTTGCCGGGCGACCGTCAACGCGACGGCGCGCCCTGGCAATACCAGGCCTTGCCCGCGGCGCACCTGGATTCCCCAGGCGCCCAGACCTACCTCACCCGCTGCGCCTCCTGCCATGGCCTCGATGGCAAGGGCCAGGCCGAATGGATGCCGCCCCTGGCCGGGGCCACCTCGGCGCTGGCCAAGGAAGACGCCTCGGCCATCAACATCACCCTCAACGGCTCGCAACGGGTCGTCGCCCAAGGCCAACCGGACGCCTACCGGATGCCGGCGTTCCGCGAGCAATTGTCGGACCAGCAGATCGCCGATGTCCTGACGTTCATGCGTAGCGCCTGGGGCAACCACGGTGGCGCGGTGCAGGCTCAGGCGGTCGGCAAGCTACGCGGGCACACCGACCCGGCCAGCAGCAGCCCGATCATCCTGCACATGCGCTGA
- a CDS encoding hemerythrin domain-containing protein → MNAIELLIQDHETVKKLLEELSATTERAVKKRGELLARIEHELQVHTALEEQILYPAIKQAGGKEEEKMYYEAKEEHRTVDSLVLPDLLQTDTGTVEFAGRVKVMKELLEHHIEEEEGELFPTAKKLLGKQALEEMGVAMQAHKKMLKADQKAA, encoded by the coding sequence ATGAATGCCATCGAACTGCTGATCCAGGATCATGAAACCGTCAAGAAGCTGCTCGAAGAGCTGTCCGCCACCACCGAGCGCGCCGTGAAAAAGCGCGGGGAACTGCTCGCGCGCATCGAGCACGAGCTGCAGGTCCATACGGCCCTCGAAGAGCAGATCCTCTACCCGGCCATCAAGCAGGCCGGGGGCAAGGAAGAGGAGAAGATGTACTACGAGGCCAAGGAAGAACACCGCACGGTCGATTCGCTGGTCTTGCCCGACTTGCTGCAGACCGACACCGGCACTGTGGAATTCGCAGGCCGGGTCAAGGTGATGAAAGAGCTGCTGGAGCACCATATCGAGGAAGAGGAAGGCGAGCTCTTTCCGACCGCCAAGAAGCTGCTGGGCAAGCAGGCGCTCGAGGAGATGGGCGTCGCCATGCAGGCCCACAAGAAGATGTTAAAGGCCGACCAGAAAGCCGCCTGA
- a CDS encoding ArsJ-associated glyceraldehyde-3-phosphate dehydrogenase produces MTIKVGINGFGRIGRLALRASWAWPEFEFVQINDPAGDAATHAHLINFDSVHGRWHHEASAEGDAVVIEGKRIKVTANKAIADTDWSGCDLVIEASGKMKSVAVLQAYLDQGVKRVVVCAPVKEKGALNVVMGVNQHLFDPALHRIVTAASCTTNCLAPVVKVIHQHLGIRHGSITTIHDLTNTQSILDTPHKDLRRARASGMSLIPTTTGSATAIAEIFPELRGKLNGHAVRVPLANASLTDCVFEVERATTAQEVNALLKAAAEGPLKDILGYEERPLVSIDYRTDPRSSIIDALSTLVVNGTQVKLYAWYDNEWGYANRAAELARLVGAAE; encoded by the coding sequence ATGACAATCAAAGTAGGCATCAATGGTTTTGGACGTATCGGTCGCCTGGCGCTGCGCGCGTCCTGGGCGTGGCCAGAATTCGAGTTCGTCCAGATCAATGACCCGGCCGGTGATGCCGCAACCCACGCACATCTGATCAACTTCGACTCGGTCCACGGGCGCTGGCACCACGAAGCCAGTGCCGAAGGCGACGCGGTGGTGATCGAGGGCAAGCGCATCAAGGTCACCGCCAACAAGGCGATTGCCGACACCGATTGGTCGGGCTGCGACCTGGTCATCGAAGCCAGCGGCAAGATGAAGTCGGTGGCCGTGCTTCAGGCCTACCTGGACCAGGGCGTCAAACGCGTGGTGGTCTGTGCCCCGGTCAAGGAAAAAGGCGCACTGAACGTGGTGATGGGCGTCAACCAGCACCTGTTCGACCCGGCCTTGCACCGCATCGTCACCGCCGCCTCCTGCACCACCAACTGCCTGGCACCAGTGGTCAAGGTGATTCACCAGCACCTGGGCATCCGCCATGGCTCGATCACCACCATCCATGACCTGACCAACACCCAGAGCATTCTCGACACGCCGCACAAGGACCTGCGCCGCGCCCGTGCCTCGGGCATGAGCCTGATCCCGACCACCACCGGTTCGGCCACAGCGATCGCCGAGATCTTCCCCGAACTGCGCGGTAAGCTGAACGGTCACGCCGTGCGCGTACCGCTGGCCAATGCCTCGCTGACCGACTGCGTGTTCGAGGTGGAACGTGCGACCACGGCCCAAGAGGTCAACGCACTGCTCAAAGCCGCTGCCGAGGGCCCATTGAAGGACATCCTGGGCTACGAAGAGCGTCCGCTGGTGTCCATCGACTACCGCACCGATCCGCGCTCCTCGATCATCGATGCGCTGTCCACCCTGGTGGTCAACGGTACCCAGGTGAAACTCTACGCCTGGTACGACAACGAGTGGGGCTACGCCAACCGCGCAGCGGAACTGGCACGGCTGGTCGGCGCGGCGGAGTAA
- a CDS encoding xanthine dehydrogenase family protein molybdopterin-binding subunit, which produces MKTPLDTPEELFNLAAGETVNLSRRRFLAGTAVGALVLGFGLPLGSPRVQAAAASSPERGTQVPAFLEIRPDNTVRLLSPFMEGGQGTYTAMAQIVGEELDADPATFVVDSAPPGEAYVVMENGMRITGGSMSVRMSYPTMRRLGALARAMLLQAGAEHFGVPVGELSTEPGKVIHGASGRSITYGELAGRAMDLPVPDPTSVTLRDPSQFRWIGKPVKRVDAYDKSTGKAQYSIDTHVDGMLQAAVQHAPRLGMTVGTLRNEDQVKAMKGVHSVHTLPGAVAVVAERWWHAKRAAEALQVDWQEPGPESTVRPMPKDFSSDAWREHLAAQPGPGRDDEKHGDVAAALASAKTTVEATYHNQYLNHAQLEPPSATARFNPDGSLEVWLPNQAPDMFRDDIAKRSGLDPVRITLHSPLLGGFFGRHFLYDSANPYPQAIALAKAVGRPVKVIWTREEEFLRDVLRPVAVVKFRAGLDDKGLPVALEAVSATEGPTEAIAGKQGEQLDPTALEGLSGKAYAIANTRIAQVYVKGPAMLGYWRSVGNSLNDFFYEAFLDELADKGGQDPYALRLHLLQGNARLTTLLQAVGELSGGWTRGPFTAEDGSKRARGVAMASPFGSEAAVIAEVSIENGQVKVHDIWQAIDPGSIVNPAIIEAQVNGAVALGLSQVLLEEAVWHNGMPRARNYDLYPVLPPSRMARVHVRVVESGAKMGGIGEPPLPAVAPAVANAVARLTGQRIRSMPLSRYTFS; this is translated from the coding sequence ATGAAGACGCCCCTCGACACCCCCGAAGAGCTGTTCAACCTGGCGGCCGGCGAAACCGTCAACCTGTCGCGTCGGCGCTTTCTCGCCGGCACCGCCGTCGGTGCGCTGGTGCTGGGGTTCGGCCTGCCCCTGGGTTCGCCCCGGGTCCAGGCGGCCGCCGCCAGCAGCCCTGAGCGCGGCACCCAGGTGCCGGCCTTCCTGGAGATTCGCCCGGACAACACCGTGCGCCTGCTCAGCCCGTTCATGGAAGGTGGCCAAGGCACCTACACCGCCATGGCGCAGATCGTCGGCGAGGAACTGGATGCCGACCCGGCCACATTCGTGGTCGACAGCGCCCCACCCGGCGAGGCCTACGTGGTGATGGAGAACGGCATGCGCATCACCGGTGGCAGCATGTCGGTGCGCATGAGCTACCCGACCATGCGCCGCCTCGGAGCCCTGGCCCGCGCCATGCTGTTGCAGGCCGGCGCCGAGCACTTCGGCGTTCCGGTGGGCGAGCTGTCCACCGAGCCTGGCAAGGTCATCCATGGCGCCTCTGGCCGCAGCATCACCTATGGCGAGCTGGCCGGGCGCGCCATGGACCTGCCCGTGCCGGACCCGACCAGCGTCACGCTGCGCGACCCCAGCCAGTTCCGCTGGATCGGCAAGCCCGTCAAGCGCGTCGACGCCTACGACAAGTCCACCGGCAAGGCCCAGTACAGCATCGACACCCACGTCGACGGCATGCTTCAGGCAGCCGTGCAGCATGCACCACGCCTGGGGATGACCGTCGGCACCCTACGCAACGAAGACCAGGTCAAGGCCATGAAAGGCGTGCATTCGGTGCACACGTTGCCCGGCGCGGTCGCGGTGGTCGCCGAGCGCTGGTGGCACGCCAAGCGCGCGGCGGAGGCACTTCAGGTCGACTGGCAGGAGCCAGGCCCGGAGTCGACCGTAAGGCCCATGCCCAAGGATTTTTCCAGCGATGCCTGGCGTGAGCACCTGGCGGCCCAACCGGGCCCAGGCCGTGATGACGAAAAGCACGGCGATGTGGCCGCAGCCCTGGCCAGCGCCAAGACCACGGTCGAGGCCACCTACCACAATCAGTACCTCAACCATGCCCAACTGGAACCGCCATCGGCGACGGCGCGCTTCAACCCCGACGGTTCTCTGGAGGTGTGGCTGCCGAATCAGGCGCCGGACATGTTCCGTGACGACATCGCCAAGCGCAGCGGGCTCGACCCTGTAAGGATCACCCTGCATTCGCCCTTGCTCGGCGGCTTCTTCGGCCGGCATTTCCTCTATGACTCAGCCAACCCCTACCCCCAGGCCATCGCGCTGGCCAAGGCGGTCGGACGCCCAGTCAAGGTGATCTGGACGCGCGAGGAAGAATTCCTACGCGATGTGCTGCGCCCCGTCGCCGTGGTCAAGTTCCGCGCAGGGCTCGATGACAAAGGCCTGCCGGTGGCGCTTGAAGCGGTGAGCGCCACCGAAGGCCCCACCGAAGCCATCGCCGGCAAGCAGGGCGAGCAACTGGACCCCACCGCACTCGAAGGGCTGTCGGGCAAGGCCTACGCCATCGCCAACACGCGCATCGCCCAGGTCTACGTCAAAGGACCGGCCATGCTCGGCTACTGGCGCTCGGTGGGCAATTCGCTCAACGACTTCTTCTACGAGGCCTTCCTCGACGAACTGGCCGACAAGGGCGGCCAGGACCCGTACGCGTTGCGCCTGCACCTGCTGCAGGGCAACGCGCGCCTGACTACGCTGCTGCAGGCGGTTGGCGAGCTGTCCGGCGGTTGGACGCGCGGCCCCTTCACCGCCGAGGATGGCAGTAAGCGCGCCCGTGGCGTGGCCATGGCCTCGCCGTTCGGTTCCGAGGCGGCGGTGATCGCTGAGGTGTCGATCGAGAACGGCCAGGTCAAGGTGCACGACATCTGGCAGGCGATCGACCCGGGCAGCATCGTCAACCCGGCGATCATCGAAGCCCAGGTCAACGGCGCGGTGGCCCTTGGGTTGTCCCAGGTGCTGCTGGAAGAAGCCGTCTGGCACAACGGCATGCCGCGAGCGCGCAACTACGACCTGTATCCGGTGCTGCCGCCTTCGCGCATGGCGCGGGTGCATGTGCGCGTCGTCGAGAGCGGCGCGAAAATGGGCGGGATCGGCGAGCCACCGCTACCGGCGGTGGCGCCTGCCGTGGCCAACGCGGTGGCGCGGCTGACCGGCCAGCGCATTCGCAGCATGCCGCTTAGTCGCTATACCTTCAGCTGA
- the arsJ gene encoding organoarsenical effux MFS transporter ArsJ, which yields MKALSALSLEVRQYLLVTGNYWAFTLTDGALRMLVVLHFHTLGYTPLQIAALFLFYEVFGVITNLVGGYLGARLGLNRTMNIGLGLQVLALLMLTVPAAWLTVPWVMTAQALSGIAKDLNKMSAKSTLKLLVPDSQQGTLYKWVAVLTGSKNALKGVGFFLGGALLALLGFTLAVLAMAAVLALIWIASLVLLKKDLGKAKAKPKFRDMLSKSRAINILSAARLFLFSARDVWFVVALPVYLSTAFGWDFWKVGGFLAVWIIGYGIVQSFAPYITGKKHGHVPDGRAAFTWAIALAGLPALIALGLTAGVPAQAVLLGGLMLFGVLFAVNSSLHSYLIVSYAKEDGVSLDVGFYYMSNALGRLVGTLLSGWVFQAYGLVACLWISSACVLLAALISIALPRHAQGVTALH from the coding sequence ATGAAGGCGCTGTCAGCCCTGTCTCTGGAAGTGCGTCAGTACCTGCTGGTGACCGGCAACTACTGGGCCTTCACCCTCACCGACGGCGCCCTGCGCATGTTGGTGGTCTTGCATTTCCATACCCTGGGCTACACGCCGCTGCAGATCGCGGCGCTGTTCCTGTTCTACGAAGTGTTCGGCGTGATCACCAACCTGGTGGGTGGCTACCTCGGCGCCCGCCTGGGGCTCAATCGCACCATGAACATCGGCCTGGGCCTACAGGTGCTGGCCTTGCTGATGCTCACGGTGCCGGCTGCCTGGCTGACGGTGCCATGGGTGATGACCGCCCAGGCGCTGTCCGGCATCGCCAAGGACCTGAACAAGATGAGTGCCAAAAGCACCCTCAAGCTTCTGGTGCCGGACAGCCAGCAAGGCACGCTCTACAAGTGGGTGGCCGTCCTCACAGGCTCGAAGAATGCGCTCAAGGGCGTGGGTTTCTTCCTGGGCGGCGCACTGCTCGCACTGCTCGGTTTCACCCTGGCGGTGCTGGCCATGGCGGCGGTCCTCGCCTTGATCTGGATCGCCAGCCTGGTCCTGCTGAAGAAGGACCTTGGCAAAGCCAAGGCCAAGCCGAAGTTCCGCGACATGCTGTCCAAAAGCCGGGCGATCAACATCCTCTCGGCGGCACGCTTGTTTCTCTTCAGCGCCCGCGATGTGTGGTTCGTCGTGGCGTTACCGGTGTACCTGAGCACCGCCTTTGGCTGGGATTTCTGGAAGGTCGGCGGTTTCCTGGCCGTCTGGATCATCGGCTACGGCATCGTCCAGTCGTTTGCCCCCTACATTACCGGCAAGAAGCATGGCCATGTGCCGGACGGCCGAGCGGCTTTCACGTGGGCCATTGCCTTGGCCGGGCTGCCCGCACTGATTGCCTTGGGCCTGACTGCCGGAGTGCCGGCCCAGGCCGTGCTACTCGGCGGTTTGATGCTGTTCGGTGTGCTGTTCGCGGTGAATTCATCGCTGCACAGCTACCTGATCGTCAGCTATGCCAAGGAGGACGGCGTATCGTTGGATGTGGGCTTCTACTACATGTCCAACGCCCTGGGGCGGCTGGTCGGCACCCTGCTTTCGGGGTGGGTGTTCCAGGCGTATGGCCTTGTGGCTTGCCTGTGGATCTCCTCGGCTTGCGTGCTGCTGGCGGCCTTGATTTCAATCGCGTTGCCACGGCACGCCCAAGGGGTCACTGCCCTGCACTAG
- a CDS encoding metalloregulator ArsR/SmtB family transcription factor, translated as MIDPLSPTQVFKCLADENRVRMMLLIAREEELCVCELICALEESQPKVSRHLAQLRTCGLLEDRRQGQWVYYRLHPALPTWVREVLATTLEANREWLSTSTRRLDAMGERPQRAASCC; from the coding sequence ATGATTGACCCCTTGTCGCCCACCCAGGTTTTCAAGTGCCTCGCCGACGAGAACCGTGTGCGCATGATGCTGCTGATCGCGCGCGAGGAAGAACTCTGCGTGTGCGAATTGATCTGTGCCTTGGAAGAAAGCCAACCCAAGGTGTCACGCCACCTGGCGCAACTTCGCACCTGTGGCCTGCTGGAAGACCGCCGTCAGGGCCAGTGGGTCTACTACCGGTTGCATCCCGCATTGCCTACCTGGGTCCGTGAAGTGCTGGCAACCACGCTGGAGGCCAACCGCGAATGGCTGAGCACCAGCACCCGACGCCTGGATGCCATGGGCGAGCGCCCCCAGCGCGCTGCCTCCTGCTGCTGA
- a CDS encoding DUF6555 family protein, translating into MAGQQLFVIEYELHGQYRTFIIRLERMDNAEAWHWACCDAGVGIIPRFGQHTIKKVSRPMAERYGLANVRWRPAGQGPEFVAPPIDVKKFNGS; encoded by the coding sequence ATGGCAGGGCAGCAATTGTTTGTGATCGAGTACGAGCTTCATGGCCAATACCGCACGTTCATTATTCGCCTGGAGCGCATGGACAATGCCGAGGCCTGGCACTGGGCCTGTTGCGACGCTGGCGTTGGGATCATCCCGCGGTTCGGCCAGCACACGATCAAGAAGGTCAGCCGGCCCATGGCCGAGCGCTACGGCCTGGCCAACGTGCGTTGGCGTCCAGCGGGGCAGGGGCCCGAGTTCGTCGCCCCGCCCATCGATGTGAAGAAGTTCAACGGCTCGTGA
- a CDS encoding NUDIX hydrolase: MAIVGRMSRYVSLRLNGASCVQVFREEAPSHALPIPEPCRQKRRMPAKNTRTAKARATIICLRSGKVLLVRKKGGRWNLPGGVIEPGETPEEAAIRELCEEASLRWQGLHALCMLPVGNVLHHLFTANLGEQERAIPSNEIVACKWVRRSALARMELSSATAALLAKNLPVLSATV; this comes from the coding sequence ATGGCCATCGTCGGACGGATGAGCCGGTATGTGTCCCTTCGCTTGAACGGGGCGTCATGTGTGCAGGTCTTCAGGGAAGAAGCGCCATCCCATGCGCTGCCGATACCCGAACCTTGCCGTCAGAAACGCCGTATGCCTGCAAAGAACACCCGCACAGCCAAAGCCCGCGCCACGATCATCTGTCTACGCAGCGGAAAGGTCCTGCTCGTGCGCAAGAAAGGCGGGAGGTGGAACCTGCCCGGCGGCGTCATCGAGCCGGGCGAGACGCCGGAAGAGGCCGCCATCAGAGAGTTGTGCGAGGAAGCCTCCTTGCGTTGGCAGGGCTTGCATGCGCTATGCATGTTGCCGGTTGGCAATGTGCTTCATCACCTGTTCACGGCTAACCTCGGCGAGCAGGAGCGGGCCATTCCCAGCAACGAAATCGTGGCCTGTAAATGGGTCCGACGCAGCGCGCTGGCTCGCATGGAACTGAGCAGCGCCACTGCAGCCCTGCTGGCCAAGAATCTGCCGGTCTTGTCGGCCACGGTGTGA
- a CDS encoding PLD nuclease N-terminal domain-containing protein, translated as MSDPVTYFWIALVAIILLVDLWAIVSVFRSDKSDATKVLWSLLLVLFPVIGLAIWGVAGPRGIKRGTGPTSPEHSKG; from the coding sequence ATGAGTGATCCTGTCACGTATTTCTGGATCGCCCTGGTGGCGATCATTCTGCTGGTCGATCTCTGGGCCATCGTCAGCGTTTTCCGCAGCGACAAGTCCGACGCCACCAAAGTGCTGTGGTCGTTGCTGCTGGTGCTGTTCCCGGTGATCGGGCTGGCCATCTGGGGCGTTGCCGGGCCGCGCGGCATCAAGCGTGGCACGGGCCCGACCTCGCCTGAACACAGCAAGGGATAG
- a CDS encoding (2Fe-2S)-binding protein — MELKINQKTYQVDAEADTPLLWVIRDDLGLTGTKYGCGLAQCGACSVLVDGNVVRACVTPVAGVVGREVTTIEAIEADEVGKRVVAAWVEHQVAQCGYCQSGQVMAATALLKHTPKPSEEQINAAMVNLCRCGTYNAIHAAMHDLAQGGKA; from the coding sequence ATGGAGCTGAAAATCAACCAAAAGACCTATCAGGTCGATGCCGAAGCCGACACGCCGCTGCTGTGGGTGATCCGCGACGATTTGGGGCTGACCGGCACCAAGTACGGCTGCGGCCTGGCCCAGTGCGGCGCCTGTTCGGTGCTGGTAGACGGCAACGTGGTGCGCGCCTGCGTCACGCCGGTGGCCGGTGTGGTCGGGCGGGAGGTGACCACCATCGAGGCGATCGAGGCCGATGAGGTGGGCAAGCGCGTGGTGGCGGCGTGGGTCGAGCATCAGGTGGCCCAGTGCGGCTATTGCCAGTCCGGCCAGGTGATGGCGGCCACCGCGCTGCTCAAGCACACGCCCAAGCCCAGCGAAGAGCAGATCAACGCGGCGATGGTCAACCTGTGCCGCTGCGGCACCTACAACGCCATCCACGCCGCCATGCACGACCTGGCCCAAGGGGGTAAAGCCTGA
- a CDS encoding LysR substrate-binding domain-containing protein yields MRLPSMPALRALEAVARLGSVTAAALELNLTRSAISHQITGMEETLGFALTERQGRGISLTFRGERYAREIQRFLANLEDAGRRVDDQEVYGKLCVSCSSGFSTYWLCHHIGGFVKEYPQVQLHMVTPTSADDVSNHTADLFISYGIGDWPEMKVEQIAALNYFPVCSPRLINALGGLKTPQDLAAFPLLHMSDYSDWRVWQAAANTPELNVATGIVFSDAHCAQAACIAAQGVAMGDNLLCGDSMTKGLLVRPFDIVINSHRGYYLVTDPQKCERPAVLAFTNWIKTQLQASRQAWVEL; encoded by the coding sequence ATGCGTCTGCCCTCGATGCCTGCGTTACGCGCTCTGGAAGCGGTTGCCCGACTGGGCAGCGTGACCGCTGCGGCTCTTGAGCTGAACCTCACCCGCAGCGCGATCAGCCACCAGATCACCGGTATGGAAGAGACCCTCGGGTTCGCCCTGACCGAGCGCCAGGGCCGGGGCATTTCGCTGACGTTTCGCGGTGAACGCTACGCGCGGGAAATCCAACGGTTTCTGGCCAACCTGGAAGATGCCGGGCGACGAGTGGATGACCAGGAGGTCTACGGCAAGCTGTGCGTCAGTTGCAGCTCAGGCTTTTCGACCTACTGGCTGTGCCATCACATCGGCGGCTTCGTGAAGGAGTATCCCCAGGTACAACTGCACATGGTCACGCCGACGTCGGCGGACGATGTCAGCAATCACACTGCCGACCTGTTCATTTCCTACGGCATCGGCGACTGGCCAGAGATGAAGGTCGAGCAGATCGCGGCACTGAACTACTTCCCGGTCTGCAGCCCCCGGCTGATCAACGCCCTGGGCGGGCTCAAGACGCCGCAGGATCTGGCGGCGTTCCCACTGTTGCACATGAGCGACTACAGCGACTGGCGCGTGTGGCAGGCGGCAGCGAACACCCCGGAGCTCAACGTGGCGACCGGCATCGTGTTTTCCGATGCACACTGCGCACAGGCGGCCTGCATCGCGGCCCAAGGTGTGGCCATGGGGGACAACCTGTTGTGCGGCGACTCCATGACCAAGGGCCTGCTGGTACGCCCCTTCGATATCGTCATCAATTCCCACCGGGGCTATTACCTGGTCACCGATCCGCAGAAATGCGAGCGACCTGCGGTCCTTGCCTTCACCAACTGGATCAAGACCCAGCTGCAGGCCTCGCGCCAGGCCTGGGTGGAGCTTTAG